The proteins below come from a single Malus domestica chromosome 03, GDT2T_hap1 genomic window:
- the LOC103432604 gene encoding uncharacterized protein At5g01610-like has translation MSLATTLAVFVLLSPFYTSSTASANGDGSRSVYDAIQEFNFPMGLLPKGVTGYELDNGNGRFRAYLNGSCSFSLEGSYQLKYKSTITGTISPNKLSSLTGVSVKVLFLWLNIVEVTRSGDNLEFSVGIASAAFPIDNFYECPQCGCGLDCVNGGQVRKIKMPLVSSI, from the coding sequence atgtctCTCGCAACAACTCTCGCCGTCTTCGTCCTCCTATCACCGTTCTACACGTCATCAACCGCCTCCGCCAACGGCGACGGCTCGCGGTCTGTGTACGATGCAATCCAAGAATTCAACTTTCCGATGGGTCTGCTCCCGAAGGGCGTCACCGGATACGAGCTCGACAATGGCAACGGCCGATTCCGCGCGTATTTGAACGGCTCCTGCAGCTTCTCGCTGGAAGGCTCGTACCAGCTCAAGTACAAGTCCACCATTACCGGCACAATCTCCCCGAACAAGCTCTCCTCGCTGACCGGGGTCAGCGTCAAGGTCCTGTTCCTGTGGCTCAACATCGTCGAGGTGACCCGGAGCGGCGACAACCTCGAGTTCTCGGTGGGGATCGCGTCGGCGGCGTTTCCGATCGACAATTTTTACGAGTGCCCGCAGTGCGGGTGCGGGTTGGATTGCGTCAATGGCGGACAAGTAAGGAAGATTAAAATGCCTCTTGTTTCTTCGATTTGA
- the LOC103432605 gene encoding uncharacterized protein At5g01610-like — protein sequence MSLATTLAVLVLLSPLSTSSTASANGDGDGSLSVYDAIQEFNFPMGLLPKGVTGYELDNGNGRFLAYLNGSCSFSLEGSYQLKYKSTITGTISPNKLSSLTGVSVKVLFLWLDIVEVTRRGDNLEFSVGIASAAFPIDNFYECPQCGCGLDCFNGGQVRKIKMPLVSSV from the coding sequence atgtctcTCGCAACAACTCTCGCCGTCCTCGTCCTCCTATCACCGTTGTCCACGTCATCAACCGCCTCCGCCAACGGCGATGGCGACGGCTCGCTGTCTGTGTACGATGCAATCCAAGAATTCAACTTTCCGATGGGTCTGCTCCCGAAGGGCGTCACCGGATACGAGCTCGACAATGGCAACGGCCGATTCCTCGCGTATTTGAACGGCTCCTGCAGCTTCTCGCTGGAAGGCTCGTACCAGCTCAAGTACAAGTCCACCATTACCGGCACAATCTCCCCGAACAAGCTCTCCTCGCTGACCGGGGTCAGCGTCAAGGTCCTGTTCCTGTGGCTCGACATCGTCGAGGTCACCCGGAGAGGTGACAACCTCGAGTTCTCGGTGGGGATAGCGTCGGCGGCGTTTCCAATCGACAATTTTTACGAGTGCCCGCAGTGCGGGTGCGGGTTGGATTGCTTCAATGGCGGACAAGTAAGGAAGATTAAAATGCCTCTTGTTTCTTCGGTTTGA
- the LOC103432606 gene encoding protein SENESCENCE-ASSOCIATED GENE 21, mitochondrial, producing MARSFSNAKFLSVLVVDGFSSSISRRGYAAGSQGVASSVVRGGGATNPRSVNITKKNSGEEKVGSTFKVSWVPDPKTGVYGPENGTAKIDAAELRAALLKKH from the exons ATGGCTCGTTCTTTCTCCAACGCTAAGTTTCTCTCTGTTCTCGTCGTCGACGGTTTCTCTAGCTCCATCTCCAG ACGTGGATATGCGGCGGGTTCGCAAGGAGTTGCGTCGAGCGTGGTGAGAGGAGGAGGTGCTACGAATCCCAGAAGCGTGAACATAACGAAGAAGAATTCCGGGGAAGAAAAGGTGGGCTCCACCTTCAAGGTCTCGTGGGTCCCCGACCCCAAAACCGGGGTTTACGGACCCGAGAACGGCACCGCGAAGATCGACGCCGCCGAGCTGCGCGCGGCGCTCTTGAAGAAGCACTAA